One window of the Dryobates pubescens isolate bDryPub1 chromosome 13, bDryPub1.pri, whole genome shotgun sequence genome contains the following:
- the STYXL1 gene encoding serine/threonine/tyrosine-interacting-like protein 1: MGIELCEPSYLYNLLNQYRRVSRLAEPNYLCLLDARGQREYDESHVVTARRILQSPTGEYLVPDSEELRCVRYCVVYDCESCCGYEEEEKGKAAEEGAALQHAQALERFTRHPVLVLRGGYQRFSASYPFLRTQKVLWMPQELASFQPYPAEILPGKLYLGNFKQACDQQMLKDLKIQAQVSISEQPAALCAEGDKHLQVAVPDSLEADLFSSFATICHFIDAQLPHRAVLLFSSLGLSRSSTAAMAYLMHSCHFSLKRAWNHVLKCKPSVRPPRGFVEQLSAWESQIYGTRITDVSEPHY, translated from the exons ATGGGGATAGAGCTGTGCGAGCCCAGCTACCTCTACAACCTCCTCAACCAGTACCGGCGCGTCTCCCGGCTGGCGGAGCCCAACTacctctgcctgctgg ATGCCCGCGGCCAGAGGGAGTACGACGAGAGCCACGTGGTGACAGCTCGCAGGATCCTGCAG AGTCCCACAGGAGAGTATCTGGTGCCAGATTCAGAGGAGCTGAGGTGTGTCAGATACTGTGTGGTGTATGActgtgagagctgctgtggctatgaggaagaggagaaaggaaaag ctgctgaggaaggagctgccctccagcatgCCCAGGCCTTGGAGCGCTTCACTCGACACCCAGTGCTGGTCCTGAGGGGAGGATACCAACGGTTCTCAGCCTCCTATCCCTTCCTGAGGACTCAGAAggtgctgtggatgcctcaG GAGCTAGCCAGCTTCCAGCCATACCCTGCAGAGATATTGCCTGGGAAGCTCTATCTGGGCAACTTCAAGCAGGCCTGTGACCAGCAGATGCTAAAGGACCTGAAGATCCAAGCCCAAGTCAGCATCTCTgaacagcctgcagcact gtgTGCAGAAGGTgacaaacacctccaggtggctGTTCCAGACTCCCTGGAAGCagatctcttctcttcctttgccACCATTTGTCACTTCATAG ATGCTCAGCTGcctcacagagcagtgctgctcttctccagcctggggctcagccgcagcagcactgcagccatggcCTACCTGATGCACTCCTGCCACTTCTCCCTGAAG CGAGCCTGGAACCACGTCCTGAAATGCAAGCCCAGTGTGAGACCTCCCCGGGGCTTTGtggagcagctctcagcctgggaGAGCCAAATCTATGGCACCAGGATCACAGATGTCTCTGAACCCCACTACTGA